Proteins encoded in a region of the Triticum dicoccoides isolate Atlit2015 ecotype Zavitan chromosome 3A, WEW_v2.0, whole genome shotgun sequence genome:
- the LOC119271107 gene encoding uncharacterized protein LOC119271107: protein MNGLRKLKKGISGKRGDPHVAQHGQTPYDEWEEQQQYYSPSPLVSASPRTPLVSPSPRAPPVSPTGSPKTPGGSQKKPVLGKVKSKAKKWMHLLHHKKKHPSHDDMMMWTPRIGPSSDDTYGRGGQYDDDERLGTPSTALHPSSFAESEFEPEVYVQASSRQNTPAPSPTACQEQPFFKVSSRFESEMKEANEMLMESKKLRVKTSKQKTVTFAPILEYGPEIENKVWSNKERPESTTEIFRKACATVFQAALKMVSRIQDTMVAYNIDKRHMVEILVSVNRYLLLKLEPSPDDEALAEVITEAALNLLDAWTENVERPLMQRAKKISSWFLQEGRVELPPVSLSTRPCAAEDAEEFY, encoded by the exons ATGAATGGACTCAGAAAATTGAAGAAGGGGATCAGCGGCAAGCGAGGCGACCCCCACGTCGCCCAACACG GCCAAACTCCATATGATGAATGGGAGGAGCAGCAACAATATTATTCGCCTTCACCGTTGGTGAGCGCTTCACCACGGACGCCGCTGGTGAGCCCTTCACCGCGGGCGCCACCGGTGAGCCCCACGGGGTCGCCAAAGACCCCAGGAGGGAGCCAGAAGAAGCCAGTGCTGGGCAAGGTAAAGAGCAAGGCTAAGAAATGGATGCACCTTCTGCATCACAAAAAGAAGCATCCCTCGCACGATGATATGATGATGTGGACACCACGTATCGGGCCCAGCTCGGATGACACCTACGGCAGGGGAGGACAATACGATGATGATGAGCGCCTTGGAACCCCAAGCACGGCACTACACCCATCTTCAT TTGCTGAGTCGGAGTTCGAACCTGAGGTCTACGTGCAAGCATCATCAAGGCAGAACACGCCAGCCCCGAGCCCCACCGCTTGCCAGGAACAACCATTCTTCAAGGTCAGCAGCAGGTTCGAGTCAGAAATGAAGGAAGCCAATGAAATGCTGATGGAATCAAAGAAGCTGCGGGTCAAAACATCCAAGCAGAAGACCGTGACATTTGCACCGATACTAGAATACGGGCCAGAAATCGAAAACAAAGTTTGGAGCAACAAGGAACGCCCTGAATCGACAACCGAGATATTCAGAAAGGCATGTGCTACAGTATTCCAGGCTGCCCTCAAGATGGTCTCTAGAATCCAAGATACAATGGTAGCATACAATATCGACAAAAGGCACATGGTAGAGATATTAGTATCAGTTAATAGATACCTTCTGCTCAAACTGGAGCCTAGTCCAGATGACGAAGCACTTGCCGAAGTTATCACTGAGGCTGCCCTAAATCTGTTAGACGCATGGACTGAGAATGTTGAAAGGCCTTTGATGCAGAGGGCAAAGAAAATCTCTTCTTGGTTCCTGCAAGAAGGGAGAGTAGAATTACCTCCTGTTTCGCTGTCTACACGTCCTTGTGCTGCAGAAG ATGCAGAAGAGTTCTATTAA
- the LOC119266898 gene encoding glucose-induced degradation protein 4 homolog: MPVRVVDTATPSSQTSSGQDANAVQPSPPSCSLLTAGRCFAGTQNVSSLQKDEAWKVNVRIHGCDIEQGYLCGTMEALNVPLADTPVVTFWEGEIVDAKNYTFFTGKWEASAEDDVRHWSKFPSFTPLLSQIEADGGKSVDLSNYPYIFMRWKEQYFVNVGVDCGLTIAGFYYVCFSCSDGSISGFYYDPNSSPFQKLELKCTNEKQSGFTFSSYELQ; the protein is encoded by the exons atgCCGGTGAGGGTGGTCGACACCGCCACCCCTTCCTCGCAGACCTCCTCAG GACAAGATGCAAATGCTGTGCAGCCGTCTCCTCCTAGCTGTTCACTCTTAACTGCTGGAAGA tgTTTTGCAGGAACTCAGAATGTTTCAAGTTTACAAAAAGATGAGGCATGGAAAGTCAATGTTCGTATCCATGGTTGTGATATTGAACAGGGTTATTTATGTGGAACGATGGAGGCACTTAATGTTCCCTTAGCCGACACACCT GTGGTTACATTCTGGGAGGGGGAGATAGTAGATGCTAAAAATTATACTTTTTTTACTGGCAAGTGGGAGGCATC AGCAGAGGATGATGTAAGACACTGGTCCAAGTTCCCATCATTTACCCCTCTTCTG AGTCAGATTGAGGCAGATGGTGGCAAGTCTGTGGACCTTAGCAACTATCCTTATATATTTATG AGATGGAAAGAGCAGTACTTTGTTAATGTGGGAGTGGACTGCGGGTTGACCATAGCTGGTTTCTATTACGTCTGCTTTTCTTGTAGCGATGGATCCATTAGTGGCTTTTATTACGACCCAAACAGCAG TCCCTTTCAGAAGCTTGAATTGAAGTGCACCAACGAGAAACAATCTGGGTTCACCTTTTCTTCATATGAGCTGCAGTGA